In Arthrobacter sp. UKPF54-2, the following are encoded in one genomic region:
- the lgt gene encoding prolipoprotein diacylglyceryl transferase — protein sequence MQSVLHAAAMVPASIPSPDWSGFDIPLPWGSLRIHAYALCILAGIIAGLWLTSVRWARRGAPEGSVWDIAIWAIPFGIIGGRLYHVVSSPDAYFGPGFDGTGDLSLIPQIQRGGLGIWGAVVLGAFGAWIGCRRAGVKLSAFVDAAAPGLLLAQAIGRWGNYFNQELFGGPTTLPWGLQIDADNPNFPAGMPADTLFHPTFLYESVWNLVGVGILLLLDRRFHFRRGRLFWLYAIYYTLGRVWIEAMRIDDAEQINLFGITTRLNVWTSIFVLLAAVVTFIVLGLRKRDVPDTPYLPGREPEPAAATEDSDAATDADKVDADDDAEVDERADAVEHDGERDAVEHDDAKVAVPVRHADSAVSDNESRDNLPENQSGPRRAPAPAVAAAESTGGSKAAQGEPDAGAPGHRASGTAPEAEGTK from the coding sequence ATGCAGTCAGTCCTCCATGCGGCAGCGATGGTTCCCGCGAGCATTCCGAGCCCGGACTGGTCCGGCTTCGACATCCCGCTGCCCTGGGGGTCCCTGCGTATCCATGCCTACGCGCTGTGCATCCTCGCCGGCATCATCGCCGGGCTCTGGCTCACGTCGGTGCGCTGGGCCCGCCGCGGCGCGCCTGAAGGCAGCGTCTGGGACATCGCCATCTGGGCGATCCCCTTTGGCATTATCGGCGGCCGGCTGTACCACGTGGTGTCCTCCCCGGACGCCTACTTCGGCCCGGGCTTCGACGGCACCGGCGACCTGTCCCTGATCCCGCAGATCCAGCGCGGCGGCCTCGGCATTTGGGGTGCCGTGGTACTCGGTGCCTTCGGCGCCTGGATCGGCTGCCGCCGGGCCGGCGTGAAGCTCAGCGCGTTCGTGGACGCCGCGGCGCCGGGCCTGCTGCTGGCCCAGGCGATCGGCCGTTGGGGCAACTACTTCAACCAGGAACTTTTCGGCGGCCCCACCACGCTGCCCTGGGGACTGCAGATCGACGCCGACAACCCCAACTTCCCGGCCGGCATGCCCGCCGACACCCTGTTCCACCCCACGTTCCTCTACGAGTCCGTCTGGAACCTCGTGGGAGTCGGCATACTGCTCCTTCTGGACCGCCGCTTCCACTTCCGCCGCGGACGGCTGTTCTGGCTCTACGCCATCTACTACACGCTGGGCCGCGTCTGGATCGAAGCCATGCGGATCGACGACGCCGAGCAGATCAACCTCTTCGGCATCACCACCCGGCTCAACGTCTGGACCAGCATCTTTGTGCTCCTCGCAGCCGTGGTGACGTTCATTGTCCTGGGCCTGCGCAAGCGTGACGTCCCGGACACCCCCTACCTGCCGGGCCGGGAGCCCGAACCGGCAGCCGCGACGGAGGACAGCGACGCGGCGACCGACGCCGATAAGGTCGACGCCGACGACGACGCGGAGGTGGATGAACGGGCCGACGCCGTCGAACACGACGGCGAGCGGGACGCCGTCGAACATGACGACGCGAAGGTCGCGGTCCCTGTCCGCCATGCGGACTCTGCTGTCTCAGATAATGAGTCGCGTGATAATCTCCCGGAGAACCAAAGCGGTCCGCGCCGCGCTCCGGCTCCGGCCGTTGCCGCCGCGGAATCCACCGGCGGCAGCAAAGCCGCCCAGGGAGAACCCGACGCCGGAGCACCCGGCCACCGGGCCTCCGGAACCGCGCCGGAGGCTGAGGGCACCAAGTAG
- the trpA gene encoding tryptophan synthase subunit alpha, whose product MSTENSPETSAGGTAPGASKSAAAIDRAKAQGRAALIGYLPAGYPSVEATIAAGIALAENGADLIEIGIPYSDPVMDGQVIQAATTEALAKGFHVSQVFDVVRGITSKTEAAVLVMTYWNPVVRMGVDEFSRQLAEAGGAGLITPDLIPDEAAEWMAASDKYGLDRVFLVAPSSSPERMKRTVDASRGFVYAVSIMGVTGARTSVSSAAKDVVAAAHAAGAERVCVGLGVSNAGHVREIAAYADGVIVGTALVAAIGEGGVDAVASLTKELSTGLTKEEA is encoded by the coding sequence GTGAGCACCGAGAACAGCCCCGAAACCAGCGCCGGGGGCACGGCTCCCGGCGCCAGCAAGTCCGCGGCAGCCATCGACAGGGCCAAGGCCCAGGGCCGGGCAGCCCTCATCGGCTACCTGCCCGCCGGCTACCCCAGTGTCGAAGCCACTATCGCCGCGGGCATTGCCCTGGCTGAAAACGGCGCCGACCTGATCGAGATCGGCATCCCCTACTCCGACCCGGTGATGGACGGCCAGGTCATCCAGGCCGCCACCACTGAGGCCCTCGCCAAGGGCTTCCACGTCAGCCAGGTGTTCGACGTCGTCCGGGGCATCACCAGCAAGACCGAGGCCGCGGTCCTGGTCATGACCTACTGGAACCCCGTGGTCCGGATGGGCGTCGACGAGTTCTCCCGCCAGCTGGCCGAAGCCGGGGGAGCGGGGCTCATCACCCCGGACCTCATCCCGGACGAGGCCGCGGAATGGATGGCCGCCTCGGACAAGTACGGACTGGACCGGGTGTTCCTCGTGGCACCGTCCTCCTCGCCGGAACGGATGAAACGCACGGTGGATGCCAGCCGCGGCTTTGTCTACGCCGTCTCGATCATGGGCGTCACCGGCGCCCGCACCTCGGTCAGCTCCGCCGCCAAGGACGTCGTCGCCGCAGCCCACGCTGCGGGCGCCGAACGGGTCTGCGTCGGCCTGGGCGTCTCCAATGCCGGCCACGTCCGCGAAATCGCGGCCTACGCGGACGGAGTAATCGTCGGCACGGCCCTCGTCGCGGCAATCGGTGAGGGCGGCGTGGATGCGGTAGCGTCCTTGACGAAAGAGCTCAGTACCGGCCTTACCAAGGAAGAAGCGTAA
- the trpB gene encoding tryptophan synthase subunit beta, protein MVDAPAAGSDENPVDAFLEGGRPDEGGPLGAPSLRHAPGPYFGSYGGRWMPESLIAALDELEDTFEKAKADPEFTAQIADLNKNYSGRPSLLTEAKRFAEHAGGVRIFLKREDLNHTGSHKINNVLGQALLAKRMGKTRVIAETGAGQHGVASATAAALLGLECVVYMGAEDCRRQALNVARMELLGATVIPVTNGSQTLKDAINEALRDWVANVGTTHYLLGTAAGAHPFPAMVRYFHEVIGEEARAQILEQTGRLPDAVCACIGGGSNAIGIFHGFLDDPSVKIYGFEAGGEGVETGRHAATITLGKPGVLHGARSYLMQDDDGQTIESHSISAGLDYPGVGPEHSYLADIGRVSYEPITDSEAMEAFRLLCRTEGIIPAIESAHALAGAMKVGQRLAAEAGGSGGTAADKIVVVNLSGRGDKDVATAAEWFNLLDKDSPEAEIAQEGEQL, encoded by the coding sequence ATGGTCGATGCGCCAGCAGCCGGCTCAGACGAAAACCCCGTGGACGCTTTCCTGGAGGGCGGCCGGCCGGATGAGGGCGGTCCGCTTGGCGCGCCGTCCCTGCGCCACGCCCCCGGACCCTACTTCGGCTCCTACGGCGGACGCTGGATGCCCGAGTCCCTGATCGCCGCGCTGGACGAACTCGAGGACACCTTCGAGAAGGCCAAGGCGGACCCCGAGTTCACCGCCCAGATCGCGGACCTGAACAAAAACTACTCCGGCCGGCCCTCCCTGCTCACAGAGGCCAAGCGCTTCGCCGAGCACGCCGGGGGAGTGCGCATCTTCCTCAAGCGCGAGGATCTGAACCACACCGGCTCGCACAAGATCAACAACGTGCTGGGCCAAGCGCTGCTCGCCAAGCGCATGGGCAAGACCCGGGTCATCGCCGAGACCGGCGCCGGCCAGCACGGCGTCGCCAGCGCCACCGCCGCCGCCCTGCTGGGCCTGGAGTGCGTGGTCTACATGGGCGCCGAGGACTGCCGCCGCCAGGCCCTCAACGTTGCCCGGATGGAGCTCCTCGGGGCCACCGTGATCCCCGTGACCAACGGCTCGCAGACGCTCAAGGACGCCATCAACGAGGCGCTCCGGGACTGGGTGGCCAACGTCGGCACCACGCACTACCTGCTCGGCACGGCCGCCGGGGCGCACCCGTTCCCGGCGATGGTCCGCTACTTCCACGAAGTCATCGGCGAGGAGGCCCGCGCCCAGATCCTGGAGCAGACCGGCCGGCTGCCGGACGCCGTCTGCGCCTGCATCGGCGGCGGCTCCAACGCCATCGGCATCTTCCACGGCTTCCTGGACGACCCCTCGGTGAAGATCTACGGCTTCGAAGCCGGCGGCGAGGGCGTCGAAACCGGCCGGCACGCGGCCACCATCACCCTGGGCAAGCCCGGCGTGCTGCACGGAGCCCGCTCCTACCTCATGCAGGACGACGACGGCCAGACCATCGAGTCGCACTCCATCTCAGCCGGCCTGGACTACCCGGGCGTCGGACCCGAGCACTCCTACCTGGCCGACATCGGCCGGGTCAGCTACGAGCCCATCACGGACAGCGAAGCCATGGAAGCCTTCCGGCTGCTCTGCCGCACCGAGGGCATCATCCCGGCCATCGAGTCCGCCCACGCCCTCGCCGGCGCCATGAAGGTCGGCCAGCGGCTCGCCGCGGAGGCCGGCGGCTCCGGGGGCACGGCTGCGGACAAGATCGTGGTCGTGAACCTCTCCGGCCGCGGCGACAAGGACGTGGCCACCGCCGCGGAATGGTTCAACCTGCTGGACAAGGATTCTCCCGAGGCCGAGATCGCTCAGGAAGGGGAGCAGCTGTGA
- the trpC gene encoding indole-3-glycerol phosphate synthase TrpC, translating to MSVLDDINAGVREDMEARQRLVTLAELKDRAAAAALARDAWAALGGPSDRTQLKVIAEIKRRSPSKGALASIADPASLAVQYADGGAAVISVLTEQRRFNGSLADLDAVRAAVDVPLLRKDFMIDEYQIWEARAHGADLILLIVASLSDAQLREYSALSRELGMNVLVETHTAGEVERAVAAGARIIGVNVRNLKTLDVDRSVFAELAAGIPAGALVVGESGVRGVDDVRHYAANGANAVLVGEALVSDATPRERIGEFMAAGAEEIAARS from the coding sequence GTGAGTGTTCTCGATGACATCAATGCCGGTGTCAGGGAGGATATGGAGGCACGCCAGCGCCTCGTCACGCTCGCCGAACTGAAAGACCGTGCCGCGGCGGCGGCCCTGGCGCGCGACGCGTGGGCCGCCCTGGGCGGCCCGTCGGACCGGACGCAGCTCAAGGTCATCGCCGAAATCAAGCGCCGCAGCCCCTCCAAGGGCGCGCTGGCGAGCATCGCGGACCCGGCCTCCCTCGCCGTGCAGTACGCCGACGGCGGCGCGGCCGTGATCAGCGTCCTGACCGAGCAGCGCCGTTTCAACGGCTCGCTGGCCGACCTCGACGCCGTCCGGGCAGCCGTGGACGTCCCGCTGCTGCGCAAGGACTTTATGATCGACGAGTACCAGATCTGGGAGGCCCGTGCCCACGGCGCCGACCTGATCCTGCTGATCGTCGCCTCGCTCTCCGACGCGCAGCTGCGCGAGTACAGCGCCCTCAGCCGCGAGCTGGGAATGAACGTGCTCGTGGAGACCCACACGGCCGGCGAAGTGGAACGCGCCGTCGCCGCCGGGGCGCGGATCATCGGCGTCAACGTCCGGAACCTCAAGACGCTCGACGTCGACCGCTCCGTGTTCGCGGAGCTCGCCGCCGGCATCCCCGCGGGAGCCCTCGTTGTGGGCGAATCCGGTGTCCGCGGCGTCGACGACGTCCGGCACTACGCGGCCAACGGCGCCAACGCCGTCCTGGTGGGCGAGGCGCTGGTGAGCGACGCGACCCCGCGGGAACGGATCGGCGAATTCATGGCCGCCGGAGCCGAAGAAATCGCCGCACGGTCCTGA
- a CDS encoding HGxxPAAW family protein, translating to MSKAPVSAPKPAAGTGVYDGVDHSEPTGHGNSPAAWTTVIIMLVGALIAAIAFVIANTPIFIAGAAVMLVGLVVGFAMRKAGYGVGGSKLKNSGH from the coding sequence ATGAGCAAAGCCCCTGTTTCCGCACCCAAGCCCGCCGCCGGCACCGGCGTCTACGACGGCGTCGACCACAGCGAGCCCACCGGCCACGGCAACAGCCCGGCGGCCTGGACCACCGTGATCATCATGCTGGTCGGCGCGCTCATCGCAGCCATCGCCTTCGTGATCGCCAACACCCCGATCTTCATCGCCGGTGCGGCCGTCATGCTGGTCGGCCTCGTGGTGGGCTTTGCCATGCGCAAGGCCGGTTACGGCGTCGGCGGCAGCAAGCTGAAGAACTCCGGCCACTAG
- a CDS encoding Trp biosynthesis-associated membrane protein, with the protein MTGAAGTIKSTSPAVPRWARKSTLVLVIAALALAVFGTTTQTWLTVQLDPGQLGQGVSQNGLQVQGSKAATTVTALALVALAGGLAASIAGRIARWVITAIILLAAAGIVAAAVTVLADPLAAAQGSIAAATGISGSNVQVALTAFPVLAVAAGALLGISALAIVPAGRYWKSRTKYDAAATGAVTGPAQPADEIDSWDRLSRGDDPT; encoded by the coding sequence ATGACCGGCGCCGCGGGCACCATCAAGAGCACCAGCCCGGCCGTTCCGCGCTGGGCCCGGAAGTCCACCCTGGTGCTGGTCATCGCCGCACTGGCGCTGGCCGTCTTCGGCACCACCACCCAGACCTGGCTGACGGTCCAGCTCGATCCCGGCCAGCTCGGCCAGGGCGTCAGCCAGAACGGCCTGCAGGTCCAGGGCAGCAAGGCCGCCACCACGGTGACCGCCCTCGCCCTGGTGGCCCTGGCCGGCGGACTCGCCGCATCGATCGCGGGGCGCATCGCCCGCTGGGTGATCACCGCGATCATCCTGCTCGCCGCCGCCGGCATCGTCGCCGCTGCCGTGACGGTCCTGGCCGACCCGCTGGCCGCGGCGCAGGGATCCATCGCCGCCGCCACCGGCATCAGCGGCAGCAACGTCCAGGTGGCGCTCACTGCGTTCCCGGTCCTCGCCGTCGCCGCCGGTGCCCTGCTGGGGATCAGCGCCCTCGCGATCGTGCCCGCCGGACGGTACTGGAAGAGCCGGACGAAGTACGACGCCGCCGCCACCGGCGCCGTGACCGGCCCCGCGCAGCCGGCCGACGAGATCGACAGCTGGGACCGGCTCTCCCGCGGCGACGACCCCACCTGA
- a CDS encoding anthranilate synthase component I, with the protein MQDLGIISPGLDEFRELAGHSRVIPVRLKVLADAETPIGLYRKLAQGQPGTFLLESAAVGGAWSRYSFIGARSRATLTTKDGQAHWLGEPPVGVPLDGSPVDAIRDTVKALHTERFDGLPPFTSGLVGFLGWETVRHWEKLTSPPEDDLDLPEMALNLVTDMAVHDNMDGTVLLIANAINFNNSSERVDEAWHDAVARVKALLAKVSAPTEQPVSVLQPAALDFASSVQERWDENDYLAALDRGKEAIVDGEVFQVVISRRFEMDCGADPLDVYRVLRNTNPSPYMYIFSLEDAGGRQYSIVGSSPEALVTVTGEEVITHPIAGSRPRGKTIEADKALAEELLADQKERAEHLMLVDLSRNDLSKVCVAGTVDVTQFMEVERFSHIMHLVSTVVGKLAPTATAYDVLKATFPAGTLSGAPKPRALRLLDELEPHRRGIYGGVVGYLDFAGDMDMAIAIRSALLREGRAYVQAGGGIVADSVNATEALETVNKAAAPMRAVHTAQSLRNITADTVPDAGTEQP; encoded by the coding sequence ATGCAGGACCTTGGAATCATCAGCCCCGGCCTGGACGAGTTCCGGGAGCTCGCTGGCCACAGCCGCGTCATCCCGGTCCGGCTGAAGGTGCTCGCTGACGCCGAAACCCCGATCGGGCTGTACCGAAAACTCGCCCAGGGCCAGCCGGGAACCTTCCTGTTGGAGTCCGCCGCGGTGGGCGGCGCCTGGTCCCGCTACTCCTTCATCGGCGCGCGGTCCCGCGCCACCCTGACCACCAAGGACGGGCAGGCGCACTGGCTCGGCGAGCCGCCCGTCGGTGTCCCGCTGGATGGCAGCCCGGTGGACGCCATCCGGGACACCGTGAAGGCGCTGCACACCGAGCGTTTCGACGGCCTGCCGCCGTTCACCTCCGGCCTGGTGGGGTTCCTGGGCTGGGAAACCGTCCGGCACTGGGAAAAGCTCACCAGCCCGCCCGAGGACGACCTGGACCTGCCGGAAATGGCGCTGAACCTCGTCACCGACATGGCCGTGCACGACAACATGGACGGCACGGTGCTGCTGATCGCCAACGCGATCAACTTCAACAACAGCTCCGAACGCGTCGACGAAGCCTGGCACGACGCCGTCGCCCGGGTGAAGGCGCTGCTGGCAAAGGTCAGCGCCCCCACAGAGCAGCCCGTCTCCGTGCTGCAGCCCGCCGCGCTCGACTTCGCCTCGAGCGTGCAGGAACGCTGGGACGAAAACGACTACCTCGCCGCCCTGGACCGCGGCAAGGAAGCGATCGTCGACGGCGAAGTCTTCCAGGTGGTGATCTCGCGCCGCTTCGAAATGGACTGCGGCGCCGACCCGCTGGACGTCTACCGGGTCCTGCGGAACACCAACCCCAGCCCCTACATGTACATCTTCAGCCTCGAGGACGCCGGCGGGCGCCAGTACTCGATCGTCGGGTCCTCCCCGGAGGCCCTCGTGACGGTCACCGGCGAGGAAGTCATCACCCACCCGATCGCCGGCTCCCGGCCGCGCGGCAAGACGATCGAGGCGGACAAGGCCCTCGCCGAGGAACTCCTCGCGGACCAGAAGGAACGCGCCGAGCATCTCATGTTGGTGGACCTGTCCCGCAACGACCTCTCCAAGGTGTGCGTGGCCGGAACCGTCGACGTCACCCAGTTCATGGAAGTGGAGCGTTTCAGCCACATCATGCACCTGGTCTCCACGGTGGTGGGCAAACTCGCACCGACGGCCACCGCCTATGACGTGCTCAAGGCCACCTTCCCGGCCGGCACGCTCTCCGGCGCCCCCAAACCGCGCGCGCTGCGCCTGCTGGACGAACTGGAACCCCACCGCCGCGGCATCTACGGCGGCGTGGTGGGCTACCTCGACTTCGCCGGCGACATGGACATGGCCATCGCCATCCGCTCCGCGCTGCTCCGCGAGGGCCGCGCCTACGTGCAGGCCGGCGGCGGCATCGTGGCCGACTCCGTCAACGCCACCGAGGCGCTCGAGACCGTCAACAAGGCCGCCGCCCCAATGCGGGCCGTGCACACGGCGCAGTCACTGCGCAATATCACCGCGGACACCGTTCCCGACGCCGGGACGGAGCAGCCATGA
- the hisI gene encoding phosphoribosyl-AMP cyclohydrolase, which yields MSEQPAPAPVSETPLPAGLAESLKRDSAGLVAAIVQQFDTNEVLMLGWMDDEALHRTMTTGRVTFYSRSRQEYWRKGDTSGHVQWVKSLALDCDGDALLVRVDQVGAACHTGTRTCFDGRALDAVVGNAD from the coding sequence ATGTCTGAGCAGCCCGCCCCCGCCCCCGTCAGCGAAACTCCGCTCCCTGCCGGCCTGGCCGAATCCCTGAAACGGGACAGTGCCGGCCTGGTGGCCGCGATCGTCCAGCAGTTCGACACCAACGAGGTGCTGATGCTCGGCTGGATGGATGACGAGGCGCTGCACCGCACCATGACCACCGGGCGGGTCACCTTCTACTCCCGCTCGCGGCAGGAATACTGGCGCAAGGGCGACACCTCCGGCCACGTGCAGTGGGTGAAGTCCCTCGCGCTGGACTGCGACGGCGACGCGCTGCTGGTCCGGGTCGACCAGGTCGGCGCGGCCTGCCACACCGGAACGCGGACGTGCTTCGACGGGCGCGCGCTGGACGCCGTCGTCGGCAACGCGGACTGA
- a CDS encoding TIGR03085 family metal-binding protein — MHFVDPSREVLAETLLAAGPDSPTLCRGWQTRDLAAHLYLRERKARVGLGLLIKRLSKASDQATAELAATIRTPEAYARLVNTFRSGPPALSPMRIKALDESSNLIEYFVHTEDVRRAVDRWAPRALDEAYSDALWDELVKRAAILYRGVDLGIVLVSPSGPRHVAKRAPVSVAIVGEPGELLMHAHGRTRHALVTFEGQPDAVALLQSAEVGL, encoded by the coding sequence ATGCATTTCGTCGATCCGTCCCGAGAAGTCCTGGCCGAAACCCTGCTGGCGGCCGGTCCTGACTCCCCCACGCTCTGCAGGGGCTGGCAGACGCGTGATCTCGCCGCGCACCTGTACCTGCGGGAGCGTAAGGCCCGCGTGGGGCTGGGGCTGCTGATCAAGCGGCTGTCCAAGGCCTCGGACCAGGCCACGGCCGAACTCGCCGCCACAATCAGGACCCCGGAGGCCTACGCCCGGCTGGTCAACACCTTCCGGTCCGGGCCGCCCGCGCTCTCGCCGATGCGGATCAAGGCCCTGGACGAGAGTTCCAACCTGATCGAATACTTCGTCCACACCGAGGACGTCCGCCGCGCGGTGGACCGCTGGGCGCCGCGCGCCCTGGACGAGGCCTACTCCGACGCGCTCTGGGACGAACTGGTCAAGCGCGCCGCCATCCTCTACCGCGGCGTGGACCTGGGCATTGTCTTGGTGAGCCCGTCCGGCCCCCGGCATGTGGCCAAGCGCGCCCCCGTCTCTGTGGCTATCGTGGGCGAACCGGGCGAACTGCTGATGCACGCCCACGGCCGGACCCGGCACGCCCTGGTGACGTTCGAGGGCCAGCCCGACGCCGTCGCACTGCTGCAGTCCGCCGAGGTCGGACTCTAA
- a CDS encoding DUF2306 domain-containing protein translates to MTPETIPRSHPKPRARWLVPGALILLSLVPVIAGAVRLTDLVGGRVTRENTRFFDSPVPVLIHIPAVTLYLVLGAVFYDLPPLDGPLLLVFRLVFGSAMVTCLVLGFVAVRRRNYVRHSEWMSRAYAIGIAQGTIVVVTVPWILLMGPVDELTRALLIGASWVISLLVAEFFIYRRAHAPEGQIRPTFRAPSY, encoded by the coding sequence ATGACACCCGAAACTATCCCCCGCTCCCATCCGAAACCGAGAGCCCGGTGGCTGGTGCCCGGAGCCCTCATCCTCCTCAGCCTGGTCCCGGTGATCGCCGGGGCAGTGCGTCTGACCGACCTGGTCGGAGGACGGGTAACGCGGGAGAACACGCGGTTCTTCGACTCACCCGTTCCCGTTCTCATCCATATCCCCGCCGTCACCTTGTACCTGGTGCTCGGGGCGGTCTTCTACGACCTGCCGCCGCTGGACGGGCCGCTGCTTCTCGTCTTTCGCCTGGTTTTCGGCTCCGCCATGGTGACCTGCCTTGTCCTGGGATTCGTCGCCGTACGGCGACGGAACTACGTCCGCCACAGTGAATGGATGTCCCGGGCTTACGCCATCGGCATTGCGCAGGGAACCATCGTCGTAGTAACGGTCCCCTGGATCCTGCTGATGGGACCCGTCGACGAACTGACCCGGGCGCTGCTCATAGGGGCGTCGTGGGTTATCAGCCTGCTGGTGGCCGAGTTCTTCATCTATCGGCGGGCCCACGCACCGGAGGGACAGATCCGCCCCACGTTCCGGGCCCCCAGCTATTAA